The Primulina eburnea isolate SZY01 chromosome 13, ASM2296580v1, whole genome shotgun sequence genome includes a region encoding these proteins:
- the LOC140810648 gene encoding sucrose synthase 5-like: MASSVAADALADALRQSRYHTKTCFSKFSENGKRLMKFQHLKDEIEQTIEDKVERSKLWEGALGGIINSTQEAAIVPPYVALAIRHRPGVWEYVKVHADNLSVDKITSTDYLKFKETVFDEKWSNDGNALEVDFGVFGASTPSLVLSNSIGNGLSYVSKFMTSMMLRGNYESAMPLVDYLLTLYHSGEKLMINETLNTASKLQAALVIAEVYISALPKDTPYQNLEQKLKEWGFEKGWGDSAERVGQTMRILSEILQAPDPVNMEAFFSRLPVIYNIVIFSIHGYFGQADVLGLPDTGGQVVYILDQVKALEEELLSRIKMQGLTVKPQILVVTRLIPDAQGNKCNQEMEPIVNTAHSHILRVPFKTESGVLGQWVSRFDIYPYLERFSQDSTAKILELMEGTPDLVLGNYTDGNLVASMVANKLGVTQGTIAHALEKTKYEDSDVKWKEVDSKYHFSSQFTADLIAMNATDFIITSTYQEIAGSKNRAGQYESHVAFTMPGLYRVVSGINIFDPKFNIASPGADQSVYFPFVEKEKRFTKFQSAIGKLLYSKDDNEEHIGFLEDRKKPVIFSMARLDIVKNITGLTEWYGKNKRVRNLVNLVIVGGFFDPSKSKDREEMAEIKKMHDLIERYQLKGQIRWIAAQTDRYRNGELYRCIADTQGAFVQPALYEAFGLTVIEAMNCGLPTFATNQGGPAEIIVDGISGFHIDPNNCEESMNKIADFFEKCEGDNEYWNMISRGGLKRIEECYTWKIYANKVLNMGLTYGFWRQLHKEKKQAKQRYIDMFYNLQFRNLAKNLAVPGEESKPKHQEFKTPTPPEPEQKPGLKPEQEQELQDSALPALEEVGRIGGGIRGKTGKIVSSQAAGIPCACHWFCLCISSSVVLYALFKLYGWFK; encoded by the exons ATGGCTTCGTCTGTAGCCGCGGATGCGTTGGCAGATGCATTGAGACAAAGTCGATACCACACGAAGACATGCTTTTCCAA GTTcagtgaaaatggaaaaagGCTGATGAAGTTCCAGCATTTGAAGGATGAGATAGAGCAAACTATTGAGGACAAGGTTGAAAGATCAAAACTTTGGGAAGGTGCACTTGGTGGCATCATTAACTCCACACAG GAAGCTGCAATTGTGCCACCTTATGTTGCCCTTGCAATCCGGCATCGACCAGGTGTTTGGGAGTACGTCAAGGTGCACGCCGATAATTTATCTGTGGACAAAATAACTTCCACAGATTACTTGAAGTTCAAAGAAACGGTGTTTGACGAGAAATG GTCAAATGATGGAAATGCTTTGGAAGTGGATTTTGGGGTGTTCGGTGCTTCTACCCCCAGCCTAGTCCTCTCGAATTCTATCGGAAATGGACTTAGCTATGTCTCGAAGTTCATGACATCGATGATGCTAAGGGGAAATTATGAGAGTGCAATGCCTTTGGTTGACTACTTGCTCACTCTTTATCATAGTGGAGAG AAACTAATGATCAACGAGACTCTTAATACTGCATCAAAGCTTCAAGCAGCATTGGTAATAGCAGAAGTTTATATCTCGGCCTTACCCAAGGACACGCCTTACCAAAATCTTGAGCAAAA GCTCAAAGAATGGGGATTTGAGAAAGGATGGGGTGATAGTGCAGAAAGAGTTGGACAAACAATGAGGATACTTTCTGAGATACTTCAAGCACCCGATCCCGTGAACATGGAAGCGTTTTTTAGCAGACTTCCAGTTATTTACAACATCGTTATCTTCTCTATTCATGGATACTTTGGACAAGCGGATGTCCTCGGCTTGCCTGATACTGGAGGCCAG GTGGTTTACATTCTCGATCAAGTAAAAGCTCTGGAGGAAGAACTCTTATCAAGAATTAAGATGCAAGGTTTGACTGTGAAGCCCCAGATTCTTGTG GTGACTCGTCTGATCCCGGATGCTCAAGGGAACAAATGCAATCAAGAAATGGAGCCTATTGTTAACACAGCTCATTCCCATATCCTCAGGGTGCCGTTTAAGACCGAGAGTGGAGTTCTCGGACAGTGGGTCTCTCGATTCGACATATACCCATATCTGGAGAGGTTTTCTCAG GATTCCACTGCCAAGATTCTAGAGCTAATGGAAGGTACACCGGACCTTGTACTTGGGAACTACACAGATGGAAACTTAGTGGCATCTATGGTGGCTAACAAACTTGGAGTCACACAG GGAACAATTGCTCATGCTTTGGAGAAGACCAAGTATGAAGATTCAGATGTCAAGTGGAAGGAAGTTGATTCTAAATACCATTTTTCTTCCCAGTTCACAGCTGATCTAATAGCAATGAATGCTACTGATTTTATAATCACCAGCACATACCAAGAAATTGCAGGAAG CAAGAACCGTGCAGGACAGTACGAAAGCCATGTAGCATTCACTATGCCAGGGCTTTATAGGGTAGTTTCTGGCATCAATATATTTGATCCCAAGTTCAATATCGCGTCCCCTGGTGCTGATCAATCTGTTTACTTCCCATTCGTGGAGAAAGAGAAGAGATTCACCAAATTTCAATCTGCCATCGGCAAGTTACTTTACAGCAAGGACGATAATGAAGAGCATAT TGGTTTCCTAGAAGATCGAAAGAAACCCGTTATCTTTTCAATGGCAAGGCTCGATATAGTGAAAAATATTACCGGATTGACAGAATGGTATGGAAAGAACAAAAGGGTGAGAAATTTAGTGAACCTTGTTATTGTTGGAGGATTCTTTGATCCATCCAAATCAAAAGATAGGGAAGAAATGGCGGAAATCAAGAAAATGCATGATTTGATTGAGAGATACCAGCTCAAAGGGCAAATAAGATGGATAGCAGCACAAACTGACAGATACCGTAATGGCGAGCTTTACCGGTGCATCGCTGACACCCAAGGTGCATTTGTTCAGCCTGCACTTTATGAAGCTTTTGGCCTAACGGTTATCGAAGCAATGAACTGTGGATTGCCTACTTTTGCCACAAATCAAGGAGGTCCAGCGGAGATTATAGTGGATGGGATTTCTGGATTCCATATCGATCCTAACAACTGTGAAGAATCAATGAACAAGATTGCCGATTTTTTCGAGAAATGTGAAGGAGATAACGAGTATTGGAATATGATATCTCGAGGTGGCCTTAAACGTATAGAAGAATG CTACACATGGAAGATCTATGCAAACAAAGTTCTGAACATGGGATTAACCTATGGATTCTGGAGGCAGTTGCATAAAGAGAAAAAACAGGCTAAACAGCGATACATCGACATGTTCTACAATCTCCAGTTTCGGAATCTG GCCAAGAATTTAGCCGTCCCTGGTGAAGAAAGCAAACCAAAGCATCAAGAATTCAAAACACCAACACCACCCGAACCCGAACAGAAACCAGGACTGAAACCAGAACAAGAACAAGAACTACAAGATTCAGCACTACCGGCTTTAGAAGAAGTAGGAAG GATCGGCGGTGGAATACGAGGCAAAACTGGGAAAATAGTATCATCACAAGCAGCTGGTATACCATGTGCTTGTCACTGGTTTTGTTTATGCATCTCTTCTTCTGTCGTTCTTTATGCTTTGTTCAAGCTGTATGGCTGGTTCAAATGA
- the LOC140809201 gene encoding YTH domain-containing protein ECT4-like: protein MSAVAPTADQGADLLQNLTLDSQAKTFEVSDATKKPSVDSANAANRIQSDRSISPLIPDFMDPTMCYLPNGYPPAYYFSGYDGTGNEWDEYNRYMNHDGLEIPAGYSDNGSLMYHHGYGYTPYGPYSPAVSPVPTVGHDGQTYGAQHYQYPTPYFQSLTPTGGQFPTMAAPPKGDIATAAAADQSLPIDSVNSKSNGIPNGGTTKGNNVSAQARTTYNSSFNVNGTYGRNALTGGIPASGYQDPRFGFDGIQVPIPWMENPYFLDGQPRSIGSSTLTSPSEIGNDVPSSRIQYSQHHFMGLHHPRPMPAMNTSNGYMNRLFPNKFYGQYGKAYKSGLGYGSNGYDSRTNGRDWMALDSKYRPRGRGNSLYGYGNEIMDGLNELNRGPRAKVSKSQKGFTPTVLAVKGQNIALTGAADNDKEKSSVCPDREQYNRPDFPETYADARFFIIKSYSEDDVHKSIKYNVWTSTPNGNKKLDGAYQDSQSKPGGCPVFLFFSVNTSGQFVGVGEMVGPVDFNKSVEYWQQDKWIGCFPVKWHIVKDVPNSLLKHIILEDNENKPVTNSRDTQEVRLELGLQMLKIFKDHAIKQCILDDFDFYEDRQKRIQEKKAKQQQFQKQAQVWEGKPSEENKESINGDPKLVKSSEVASDSTKRLTTVVQTIGDFTTMKNDTLTKSGDNLKSAAVSEKIVANGVANGC from the exons ATGTCTGCCGTTGCTCCTACCGCAGATC AAGGTGCAGATTTGTTGCAGAATTTGACTTTGGATTCACAAGCGAAAACTTTTGAGGTATCAGATGCCACCAAAAAG CCTTCAGTTGATTCTGCTAATGCGGCTAATAGGATTCAGTCTGATCGATCTATCTCACCTCTAATACCGGATTTCATGGATCCAACAATGTGTTACCTCCCAAATGGCTATCCGCCTGCATACTATTTTAGTG GCTATGACGGGACCGGTAATGAATGGGATGAGTACAACAGATATATGAATCATGATGGATTAGAGATCCCTGCC GGTTACAGTGACAATGGGTCACTGATGTACCACCATGGGTATGGTTATACTCCTTATGGTCCATATTCACCGGCTGTCTCTCCTGTTCCAACTGTTGGACATGATGGTCAGACATATGGAGCTCAGCACTATCAGTACCCAACTCCTTATTTTCAGTCACTGACACCAACGGGTGGTCAATTCCCCACTATGGCTGCCCCTCCAAAAGGTGATATAGCCACTGCTGCTGCGGCTGACCAATCATTGCCTATTGATTCTGTCAATTCAAAATCTAATGGAATTCCCAATGGTGGGACCACGAAGGGAAATAACGTTTCAGCACAAGCGAGAACAACATACAACTCTTCATTTAATGTGAACGGGACCTATGGAAGGAATGCTTTGACTGGGGGAATTCCGGCTTCTGGTTATCAGGACCCTAGGTTTGGATTCGATGGTATACAGGTACCCATCCCATGGATGGAGAACCCATACTTTTTGGATGGACAACCGAGATCTATAGGTAGTTCTACCTTAACCTCACCAAGTGAAATTGGAAATGACGTTCCTTCATCTCGGATTCAGTATAGCCAACATCACTTCATG GGATTGCACCACCCAAGGCCAATGCCTGCCATGAACACATCCAATGGATACATGAATAGATTGTTTCCCAACAAATTTTATGGTCAATATGGAAAAGCTTATAAGTCGGGTTTGGGCTATGGATCTAATGGATATGATTCACGAACAAATGGACGCGACTGGATGGCTCTTGATAGTAAGTATAGGCCCAGGGGAAGAGGAAACAGTCTCTATGGTTATGGCAATGAGATCATGGATGGCTTGAATGAACTGAACAGAGGACCGAGAGCCAAAGTCTCAAAGAGTCAGAAGGGTTTTACACCAACCGTTCTTGCTGTCAAAGGGCAAAACATTGCCTTGACTGGGGCAGCTGATAATGATAAAGAGAAATCAAGTGTGTGTCCCGATCGAGAACAGTACAATCGGCCAGATTTCCCCGAAACCTATGCAGATGCAAGGTTCTTTATTATCAAGTCATACAGTGAGGATGATGTTCACAAGAGCATCAAGTACAATGTCTGGACCAGCACACCTAATGGTAACAAGAAGCTGGATGGTGCATACCAGGATTCTCAAAGCAAGCCTGGAGGCTGCCCTGTTTTCCTGTTCTTCTCG GTAAACACCAGTGGTCAATTTGTCGGTGTTGGGGAGATGGTTGGGCCTGTTGATTTTAACAAGAGCGTTGAGTATTGGCAGCAGGACAAGTGGATTGGTTGTTTCCCTGTTAAGTGGCACATTGTTAAGGACGTACCAAACAGTCTGTTGAAACACATTATTCTTGAAGATAATGAAAACAAACCAGTTACTAATAGTAGGGACACACAGGAG GTTAGACTGGAGCTGGGACTTCAGATGCTCAAAATATTTAAAGATCATGCCATTAAACAATGCATCCTGGATGATTTTGATTTTTACGAGGATCGCCAGAAGAGAATTCAGGAGAAGAAAGCCAAGCAACAGCAATTCCAGAAGCAG GCTCAAGTATGGGAAGGAAAACCCTCTGAAGAGAACAAGGAAAGCATAAATGGGGATCCGAAGCTTGTCAAATCATCAGAGGTGGCCTCTGATTCGACCAAACGATTGACGACAGTTGTGCAGACAATTGGGGATTTTACCACCATGAAAAATGATACCCTTACAAAATCTGGAGATAATCTGAAATCTGCCGCTGTTTCAGAGAAAATTGTAGCTAATGGTGTTGCGAATGGTTGCTAG
- the LOC140809282 gene encoding protein ACTIVITY OF BC1 COMPLEX KINASE 3, chloroplastic-like: MNSTSITVSCCVGATTLNHRIPKWKAKPPRAALVEKSKPVPSLRGGGGGGGGENAASVVLRVRDDDSTSRALARDRADDSTSRALARDRADDMQAEARAMARAVDASVYSPENLTRIYGSRPIKLVGRTVEIFAGVGAFALNLWLDRVNGGLDRNQRMRAIELRKTFTRLGPTFVKIGQGLSTRPDLCPPIYLEELSQLQDALPTFPDSEAFSCIEKELGRPLDSIYSSISASPIAAASLGQVYKAQLRFSGQIVAVKVQRPGIEEAIGLDFYLLRGLGFLVNKYVDIISSDVVALIDEFARRVYQELNYVQEGQNARRFKKLYADKEDVLVPDIFWDYTSRKVLTMDWVEGVKLNEQDAIERQGLKVLDLVNTGIQCSLRQLLEYGYFHADPHPGNLLATPDGKLAFLDFGMMSETPEQARSAIIGHVVHMVNRDYEAMARDYYVLDFLSPDVDVSPIVPALRNFFDDALNSTVSELNFKTIVDGLGAVLYQYPFNVPAYYALILRSLTVLEGLALYADPNFKVLAASYPYFAKRLLTDPNPYLRDALIELLFKDGRFRWNRLENLLVQGKKDRDFSAKDALQPVLKLLLGADGEDLRVLVIKETVRATEAVVLGSVLESYNYMPDLVRSLIYNANATSSFAMNIAEQESMLELRAQVFRIWALLQSSNNFDPSILQPIIQVLLEPGARRLGGRLVGGITQRLAARLLQQVLRAPPTIPASTS; this comes from the exons ATGAATTCCACCTCAATCACTGTGTCTTGCTGCGTCGGTGCCACCACTCTCAATCACAGGATACCAAAATGGAAGGCCAAACCGCCCAGAGCGGCGCTGGTGGAGAAGTCGAAGCCCGTGCCTTCCCTCAGAGGCGGAGGCGGAGGCGGAGGCGGGGAGAATGCCGCTTCTGTTGTCCTGCGTGTGAGAGATGATGACTCCACGTCCAGAGCTCTTGCCAGAGACCGAGCTGATGACTCCACGTCCAGAGCTCTTGCCAGAGACCGAGCTGATGATATGCAAGCAGAAGCCAGGGCAATGGCCCGTGCGGTTGATGCTTCTGTCTACAGCCCAGAAAACTTGACCCGCATATATGGCTCCCGACCAATCAAGTTGGTGGGAAGGACGGTGGAGATTTTCGCCGGAGTGGGTGCATTCGCTCTAAATCTGTGGCTGGACAGAGTCAACGGCGGGCTTGATAGGAACCAAAGAATGCGAGCTATTGAGCTCAGAAAGACCTTCACTAGATTAGGACCTACTTTTGTCAAAATTGGCCAGGGATTGTCCACGAGGCCGGATTTGTGCCCGCCTATATATCTCGAGGAGCTTTCTCAGTTGCAG GATGCATTACCCACATTTCCAGATTCGGAAGCTTTTTCTTGTATTGAGAAAGAGTTGGGACGTCCGCTTGATTCTATTTACTCATCAATATCTGCATCTCCAATTGCGGCTGCCAGTCTAGGCCAAGTTTACAAGGCACAACTGAGGTTCTCTGGGCAGATTGTCGCTGTGAAGGTGCAAAGACCTGGTATTGAAGAAGCAATAGGGCTAGATTTTTACCTGCTACGGGGTTTAGGTTTTCTTGTAAATAAGTATGTTGATATAATTTCAAGTGATGTCGTGGCTCTTATAGACGAATTCGCTAGAAGAGTTTACCAAGAACTCAATTATGTACAG GAGGGTCAAAATGCAAGGAGATTTAAAAAGTTGTATGCCGACAAAGAAGATGTTCTTGTTCCAGATATTTTCTGGGATTACACGAGTAGAAAAGTGCTAACTATGGACTGGGTTGAAGGGGTCAAATTAAATGAGCAAGATGCCATAGAGAGGCAGGGGCTCAAAGTTCTGGATCTGGTAAACACTGGGATTCAATGCAGTCTTAGACAGCTGCTTGAGTATGGCTATTTCCACGCTGATCCTCATCCAGGCAATCTCTTAGCGACACCTGATGGGAAGCTTGCTTTTCTTGATTTTGGAATGATGAGCGAGACTCCTGAACAAGCAAGATCTGCGATAATTGGTCATGTTGTGCACATGGTTAATCGAGACTATGAAGCTATGGCACGTGATTATTATGTTTTGGACTTTTTGTCCCCTGATGTGGATGTATCTCCTATTGTACCAGCTCTAAGGAACTTCTTTGATGATGCTCTAAATTCAACTGTAAGCGAGCTCAATTTCAAGACCATTGTGGATGGTTTGGGTGCTGTCTTGTATCAATACCCGTTCAACG TGCCAGCTTATTATGCGTTGATTTTGAGGTCTCTCACTGTTCTAGAAGGTTTAGCTCTATATGCTGACCCTAATTTCAAGGTGCTGGCTGCGTCGTATCCGTATTTTGCTAAAAGGCTTCTTACAGATCCTAATCCGTATCTGAGAGATGCACTTATTGAGCTGCTTTTCAAGGATGGGAGATTCAG GTGGAATAGACTTGAAAACTTGCTGGTTCAAGGGAAGAAAGACCGAGATTTTTCGGCCAAAGATGCTCTACAACCTGTTCTCAAACTACTGTTGGGTGCTGATGGTGAAGACCTGAGGGTTTTGGTAATTAAAGAAACTGTTCGCGCTACTGAAGCTGTTGTGCTGGGTTCAGTGCTTGAATCATACAACTATATGCCTGATCTTGTTCGGTCTCTTATCTATAATGCTAATGCAACCAGTTCATTTGCAATGAACATTGCCGAACAGGAAAGTATGCTGGAGCTTAGGGCACAGGTATTCAGAATATGGGCACTTCTACAATCCTCAAATAACTTTGATCCCAGTATTTTGCAGCCCATAATTCAG GTTCTGCTAGAACCAGGAGCACGAAGGTTGGGAGGGCGTTTGGTTGGTGGAATCACTCAACGACTCGCTGCACGCTTACTACAGCAAGTTCTCCGGGCTCCACCCACAATTCCTGCTTCAACTTCGTAA
- the LOC140809200 gene encoding receptor-like protein 3 produces MLSLTIPSFLVFLLLVLSSFPNVFCCHQIERDSLISFDRYISSSATPLNWSSSADCCEWEGVTCRSSDGRVSHLSLPSRGLRGTIFPTFIVNLTFLYHLNLSRNQLFGPVPGSVFRRLRTLDLSDNRLSGLIFQANRELPISIRTLDLSGNLFSGSIDPLFLRLGSHLVQFNVSNNSFTGPIPSSICSGSPLLETLDFSMNKFSGVVAPGISGCSRLQVFRAGFNALSGLIPLDMYNLKSLGEISLTNNQFSGPIDNNISMVSNLRILELHVNELSGGIPPDIGLLKNLEQLQLHTNRLNGSVPPSLTDCSNLKTLLVRNNLLEGEISTLDFSKLQRLQAIDFGNNSFTGEIPGSLCLCRSLTAVRLAYNKLEGEIPTCMASLKSLAHLSVSDNYLSNVAGALEILEHCDNLEVLFLSRCFNNETMPDLLNLNGFQNLQILTLGGCQLKGRIPLWIAKLRKVKLLNLSYNQIYGSIPTWLGDMPSLFVLNLTQNFLSGGLPRELGHLPALISDNSSSDLSYLALPFLFDSLQYNRLFNLPRGLKVGNNRLTGSIPKEIGQLKLLHTLELSNNFFNGSIPTELSGLVNLERLDMSGNHLSGEIPRSLQRLHFLSAFSVAYNDLQGEIPRGGQFDTFPASSFEGNPRLCGNVLHRNCPVKSSVETSLEEEAESSSDIPFGIGYFVGFFAVSIPLVFYSPWSVNDVSPGNFHPQTMSM; encoded by the coding sequence ATGTTAAGTCTCACAATTCCAAGCTTCCTCGTCTTTCTTCTCCTCGTTCTCTCTTCTTTCCCGAATGTTTTCTGCTGCCATCAAATTGAGCGTGATTCTCTCATATCTTTCGATCGATACATCTCCTCCTCCGCCACCCCTCTGAATTGGTCTTCTTCCGCGGACTGCTGCGAATGGGAAGGCGTAACTTGCAGAAGCTCTGATGGTCGAGTTAGCCATTTATCGTTGCCCAGCAGAGGCCTCCGTGGAACCATTTTTCCCACCTTTATTGTCAACCTCACTTTTCTGTATCACCTCAATCTGTCGAGAAACCAGCTCTTCGGCCCTGTTCCCGGCAGCGTTTTTCGTCGGCTACGAACACTGGACTTGAGCGACAATCGTCTCTCTGGTTTAATATTTCAAGCCAATCGGGAGTTGCCCATTTCCATTCGAACGCTGGATCTATCAGGTAATCTGTTTAGTGGGTCGATCGATCCTTTGTTTCTTCGTCTAGGATCGCATTTGGTCCAGTTCAATGTCAGCAACAATAGCTTTACGGGGCCAATCCCTTCATCTATCTGCAGCGGCTCCCCGCTTCTTGAGACCTTGGATTTCTCCATGAATAAGTTCAGTGGCGTCGTGGCTCCGGGGATCAGTGGGTGTTCTAGATTGCAAGTCTTCCGGGCAGGTTTCAACGCTCTGTCGGGATTGATTCCGTTGGATATGTACAATTTGAAGAGCTTGGGAGAAATTTCCCTCACAAACAACCAATTTTCGGGGCCAATCGACAACAATATTTCTATGGTTTCCAATCTCAGGATTTTAGAGCTCCATGTCAATGAATTGAGTGGTGGGATCCCTCCGGATATAGGGTTGCTTAAGAATTTGGAACAGCTCCAGCTTCACACCAACCGCTTGAATGGCTCCGTGCCCCCTTCCTTAACAGATTGCTCCAATCTGAAAACCTTGCTTGTGCGAAACAATCTGTTGGAAGGAGAAATTTCAACCCTTGATTTCTCTAAACTCCAGCGTCTTCAAGCCATTGATTTTGGCAACAACAGCTTCACCGGAGAAATACCCGGAAGCCTCTGTTTGTGCCGGTCCCTAACCGCGGTTCGGCTGGCGTACAACAAGCTAGAAGGTGAAATTCCAACTTGCATGGCTTCATTGAAATCTCTAGCCCACCTCTCGGTTTCAGACAATTACCTGTCTAACGTTGCTGGTGCTTTGGAGATTCTTGAACACTGTGACAATCTCGAGGTCCTCTTTCTATCCAGGTGCTTCAACAACGAAACGATGCCGGACCTCCTGAATCTAAATGGATTCCAAAATCTGCAGATACTCACTCTGGGAGGGTGTCAGCTGAAGGGTCGAATCCCTCTCTGGATTGCTAAACTGAGGAAGGTCAAATTGTTAAATCTCTCCTATAATCAAATTTACGGCTCGATTCCGACTTGGTTAGGGGATATGCCGAGCCTATTTGTCCTAAACCTAACACAAAATTTCCTGTCTGGAGGTCTTCCACGCGAGCTTGGCCATTTACCTGCTTTGATATCAGATAACTCAAGTTCAGACTTGAGTTATTTAGCGCTGCCTTTCCTATTCGACAGTCTCCAGTACAATCGCCTGTTTAACTTGCCGAGGGGACTGAAAGTCGGGAACAACAGGCTCACTGGCAGTATCCCAAAAGAGATAGGGCAGTTGAAGCTTCTGCACACACTGGAACTCAGCAACAACTTCTTCAATGGCAGCATCCCTACCGAATTGTCCGGTCTCGTTAATTTGGAAAGATTGGATATGTCAGGAAATCATCTTTCGGGCGAGATCCCAAGATCACTACAAAGGCTCCATTTCTTGTCTGCATTTAGTGTCGCATATAATGATCTGCAAGGAGAAATTCCGAGGGGGGGTCAGTTTGATACGTTCCCCGCTTCTTCATTTGAGGGGAATCCAAGACTCTGCGGCAATGTGCTGCATAGAAACTGTCCGGTAAAGTCATCAGTTGAAACGTCATTAGAGGAAGAGGCGGAGAGTTCGTCTGATATACCATTTGGGATTGGATATTTTGTAGGATTTTTTGCAGTTAGTATCCCTTTGGTGTTTTACAGTCCGTGGAGTGTCAATGATGTTAGCCCTGGTAATTTTCATCCACAAACTATGTCAATGTAA
- the LOC140809165 gene encoding uncharacterized protein, producing the protein MPISAAIQRTLFKDKDGGGAGGGDTRITIIKDRFLSFLIWQFLQSTCVFFIFKTIFLSPFTTKPFTPTFLSLLSFLAIHFSLLLCSISIFFISSPHLLPVASPIDVSLALLRLIFVPGGQNSSESRKKVRVWLSFTLFVSVFAVAGALFAVFICWGCDVYHIQSVSNSKTKRAGLVGNLGFRGFMMGLFYALHYVYKQRWVLRFPIIQRPPFFSFKMGLPLAVGRALRFSTTGYLISGSLAFFLPAEYRSQASGIKFVVEQIIFYFGSLLLIFCWELSDHLLQVLHTKRFVFAPLKGSAAAETNPSDQLLATLEESTPKSLLQYLAYLDLCMLCESNVDTWRLAAFFEETGETYKRIIASCLGPLENFTKELAEGLESSSVGNSLQLSYQLTSPTNQLVALRLSESFYDSQLFTWCARIVSSLTARSHKEDRFGVAQLSGSNTTVISTLLSSLLAVETLIGKKTNIPSEHDLIGHTGIKWTTMNTGRRESTGSTMGKIRGSPVYAKAYALADILRSSIYLIVSAFHDEMLNSGKAGGLEKDWIISSKPLYGTRDLLLQKLHLFLDFQSN; encoded by the exons ATGCCAATCTCCGCGGCCATCCAACGTACGCTGTTCAAAGACAAGGACGGCGGCGGCGCTGGTGGAGGAGATACCCGTATCACCATAATCAAAGATCGCTTCTTAAGCTTCTTAATCTGGCAATTTCTCCAATCTACTTGCGTATTCTTCATCTTCAAGACCATTTTCCTTTCCCCCTTCACAACGAAACCTTTTACTCCCACTTTTCTATCATTGCTTTCTTTCCTTGCTATCCACTTTTCCCTACTCCTTTGTTCCATCTCCATCTTTTTTATttcctctcctcatctccttcCCGTAGCTTCTCCTATCGATGTTTCTCTTGCCTTGCTCCGCCTTATTTTTGTTCCCGGCGGTCAAAATTCTTCGGAATCGAGGAAGAAGGTGAGAGTTTGGTTGAGCTTTACTTTGTTCGTGAGCGTGTTCGCGGTTGCTGGGGCATTGTTTGCTGTTTTCATCTGCTGGGGTTGCGATGTTTATCACATACAGTCAGTTTCTAATTCTAAGACCAAGAGAGCTGGGTTAGTTGGAAATTTGGGGTTTCGGGGTTTTATGATGGGCCTGTTCTATGCGTTGCATTATGTTTATAAGCAACGGTGGGTTTTGCGCTTCCCGATTATTCAG CGTCCTCCATTCTTTAGCTTTAAGATGGGGCTTCCTCTAGCTGTGGGACGAGCTTTAAGGTTTTCAACTACTGGTTACTTAATATCTGGTTCACTTGCATTTTTCCTGCCTGCTGAGTACAGAAGCCAAGCCTCAGGGATAAAGTTTGTTGTTGAACAGATTATATTCTATTTTGGAAGTCTTCTATTGATTTTTTGTTGGGAATTAAGTGACCACCTACTCCAG GTGCTTCATACAAAGAGGTTTGTATTTGCTCCTCTAAAAGGATCAGCCGCAGCAGAAACAAATCCAAGTGACCAGCTTCTAGCGACACTTGAGGAAAGCACGCCAAAGTCTCTTTTGCAATATCTTGCTTATCTCGATCTCTGTATGTTGTGTGAGAGTAATGTTGATACATGGCGCCTAGCTGCATTCTTTGAGGAAACCGGTGAAACTTATAAAAGAATTATAGCTTCATGCCTGGGGCCTTTGGAAAACTTCACTAAAGAACTTGCTGAAGGTCTAGAGAGCTCATCAGTTGGTAACTCGTTGCAGTTGTCGTATCAGTTAACTTCGCCAACCAACCAGCTTGTGGCTTTGAGACTTTCAGAATCATTTTATGACTCCCAG CTTTTTACATGGTGTGCTCGAATTGTTTCCTCCTTAACTGCACGATCACACAAGGAGGACAGGTTTGGTGTTGCTCAACTGTCAGGTAGCAATACTACTGTGATCTCAACATTGCTATCTAGTTTGTTAGCTGTCGAAACTCTCATTGGGAAAAAGACCAACATACCATCTGAACATGATCTCATCGGTCATACTGGAATCAAATGGACAACCATGAACACAGGGAGAAGAGAGTCAACGGGTAGTACCATGGGAAAAATAAGAGGCAGCCCTGTTTATGCCAAAGCATATGCATTGGCTGATATTTTGAGAAGTTCAATTTATCTAATCGTTTCTGCTTTTCATGATGAGATGCTGAATAGTGGCAAAGCGGGAGGTCTTGAGAAGGATTGGATCATAAGCAGCAAGCCTCTGTATGGAACACGTGATCTTCTTCTACAAAAATTGCACCTCTTCTTGGATTTCCAGTCTAATTAG